Proteins co-encoded in one Dehalogenimonas sp. WBC-2 genomic window:
- the cooF gene encoding CO dehydrogenase CooF (CO dehydrogenase ironsulfur protein CooF) — translation MKKIHIQKDICIGCGLCRVYCATQHSDSKDIIKAHRKESPKAIPRLKVERQNDTSFSVPCRHCDEPWCVYSCLTGAMSKDPVTGVVTSDPDKCIGCWTCVVSCPNSALVKDTLTKVVKKCDLCPGLEIPACVANCPNEAIVLITDDTPVAVAKK, via the coding sequence ATGAAAAAGATTCATATCCAAAAAGACATATGTATCGGTTGCGGTCTTTGCCGCGTTTATTGCGCTACCCAGCACTCAGATTCAAAAGATATTATTAAAGCCCACCGTAAGGAATCTCCTAAGGCTATACCGAGGTTAAAAGTGGAGCGGCAGAACGATACCAGTTTTTCAGTACCGTGCCGTCATTGTGATGAACCTTGGTGTGTTTATTCATGTCTGACCGGTGCTATGAGCAAAGACCCTGTAACCGGCGTGGTAACTTCAGATCCGGATAAGTGCATAGGTTGTTGGACTTGTGTTGTTTCCTGCCCAAACAGCGCTTTGGTTAAAGACACGCTGACCAAGGTGGTGAAAAAATGCGATTTGTGCCCGGGTTTAGAAATTCCAGCCTGTGTTGCCAATTGCCCTAATGAAGCTATCGTTCTAATCACCGATGACACTCCTGTGGCGGTTGCCAAGAAGTAA